The DNA sequence ACGAAGATCGAGATCTGCCCATTGCGCGCGAAGTCGCCCGAGCCGCCGATGCCGTTCATCATGTGGGTGCCGCCCACGTGGGTGGAATTGACGTTGCCGTAGAGGTCGAACTCCAGCGCCGTGTTCAAGCCGATGATGCCCAACCGGCGCACCACTTCCGGGTGATTGCTGATCTCCTGCGGGCGCAGTACCAGCTTGTCGCGATAGCGATCGAGGTTGGCCAGGAAGTGCTCGTACTTGGCTTGCGACAGCGTGATCGACGAGGCCGAGGCAAAGGCCAGCTGGCCCGAGTCCAGCAGTTCGATGGCGCTGTCCTGCAGCACTTCCGAATACATCACCAGGTTGCGGAAGGGTGAATCCACCAGTCCGTGCAAGACCGCATTGGCAATCGTGCCGATGCCGGCCTGCAGCGGTGCCAGCGTATGCGGCAGACGACCAGCTTCCACTTCGCACTCCAGGAAGTGGATCACGTGGCGCGCGATGGCGCGGGTCTCGTCGTCCGGCGGCAAGACCGTGGAGGGGCTGTCAGGCGTTTCGGTCAACACGATGGCCACCACCTTGGCCGGATCGAAGGGAATGGTCGGATGACCGATGCGGTCGCCCGCGGCGGTCAGCGGGATGGGTTTGCGCTCGGGACGGGCCGCCGGCAGGTAGATGTCGTGCAAGCCTTCCAGGGCCATCGGCATACTGGTATTGAGTTCGATGACGATCTGCTTGGCCTGCTCCACGAAGCTGGCCGAATTGCCCACCGACATGGTGGGCACGATGCCTTCTTCGGTGATGGCCGCGGCTTCGATGACGGCGATGTCGATGCGCGAGGGCGTGCCGCTGCGCAATTGCTCGGCGGTTTCCGACAGGTGCTGGTCGATGAACATGACCTGGCCGGCATTGATCTGCTTGCGCAGGGTGGGGTCGACCTGGAACGGCAGGCGTCGTGCCAGCAGCCCCGCTTCGGCCATCAGGCCGTCGCTGCCATTGCCCAGCGAGGCGCCGGTGATGACGGTGAAATGCAGTTCTTCCTGCGTAGCACGGTCGGCCAGTGCACGCGGCATGGCCTTGGCATCGCCGGCGCGGGTAAAGCCGCTCAAGCCGATGGTCATGCCGTTGTGGAAGAAGGTCGCCGCCTGTGCGGCAGACATGACTTTGCCGGCCAATGCGGGCTGGCGGATGCGCTGGCTATCCATGAGTGTGCTCCTGCTCGGGTTCTTTAGGGTGGGGCGAAGTGCATCCTTGACGGACTTCTTGCATCTTGTTTGAACCAAGTATAGAAGTCGGTCTGTATGCGCTGTATGATTTAAATTCCGCCGTTGCAGTCGGAAAATGCATACTTTTCCAAGCCACTCCACTTTTGCCTGAAGCCCCCGCCGCCATGGATATCCGCGCCCTGCGCTATTTCACCGAAACGGTGCGTCTGAACAGTTTCAGCCGCGCCGCCGACACCTTGCACGTGACCCAGTCCACCGTCAGCAAGATGGTGCGCCAGCTGGAGGACGAGGTGGACGCGCCCTTGCTGATCCGCGATGGGCGTCGCCTGCAACTGACCGATACCGGTCGCGTGGTGTATGAGCAGGGCCAGCAGATCCTGGCCTCGATGCAGCGGCTCGACGCCGAGGTGCGCGATACCAAGGCGCTGCGCTGCGGCCGCCTGGAAATCGGCATCCCGCCCATGATCAACATCCTCTGCACGCCGGTACTGAAGGCCTTCCGCGAGCGTCATCCAGAGATTGCCATCGTGCTCAAGGAAGATACCGGCCCGCAGATCGAGCAGCGGGTCGCCAGCGGCGAGCTGGAAATCGGCATGACCGTGCTGCCGGCCGACCCCGACCTGGAATTGCAGACCCTGCCGGTGGCGCGCTACCCCATGTGGGCGGTGGCGCAGGCCGGCAGCTTCCAGAAGAACCGCGCCACCCTGCGCTGCGCCCAGCTCGATGGGATGCCGCTGGTGCTGTTGAACAATGAATTCGGCCTCACCCGCAGCCTGCGCGGCGTCTTCCGCGAGCAAGAGATTACTCCCCGGATCGTGGCCCAGAGCGCGCAATGGGACTGGCTGGTGGCCATGGCCTTGGCCGGCATGGGCGCGGCGCTCCTGCCCGAACCCTTCATCCACCGCCTGGCCAGCGACCAGTTGCAGGCGGTGCGGCTGGTGGAACCGGAAGTGCAATGGCAGGTGGCCTATGTCACGCGCGGCGCTTACCTGTCCCATGCGGCAAGGGCCTGGATGGACATCAGCGCTGAACTGTTTGCCGGTGGCCGAGGGCGCAAGTAATGTGTCAGGGGCGCACTGCGCTCCGCTATCTTGCTTCGCTTTTTTTTTCTTGTATTCCATCTGCGAATGCAAAATGGGAATTTAAGTCATGCCGTGCATGACTGCCTCTTCCTATACTGATCATGCCGATACCTGCCGCCCCTCCTCACCCGTGAAGGCGGAACCGGAATGACGTCATCGCGCTCGTGAGTGTGCGGGTGTCGGCCATCCTCCATGGTCCCTCCAGGCCCCTGCCCTGCTCCGCCAGCCGTCTATCCAAGCACGATCATGCCGCCGCTCTTGTCGTCGCGTTTCTCGCTGTACCGCTTCCTGTTGCTCAACTATTGCCGCCGCTGCCGCACCCGCGTGGAACGCTGGCGTATGCAGTTTCCCCTGCGTCATGCCAATCTCTCCGAGGGCCTGCGCGCCGCTTGTGGGGCAGCGGCCATGCTGCTACTGGGCGAGTGGCTGGGCAATCCCCTGTTTTCCTGGGCCGCCATCGGCGCCTTCCTGACTTGCCTGGCCGACAGTGCCGGCTCCAATCGCGCCCGCCTGGCCTCGATGGGCGGCTTTGCGCTGGCCTCCACCCTGGGCGGCATGGTCGCTGCCACCGCCGCCGGTTTCAGCGTGGAAGCGGGTTTGCTGACCATCATGGCGTGTGCTGGCGTGGCCGGTTTCTCGCGCATCTATGGTGCCGCTGCCGGGTTGGTATTGATGCTGGCCGCGGGCGTGTCGGCCATCATGGCCGATGCCCCGGTGGTGCTGTGGCCGCTGACGCAAAGCCACGTGCTGATCTACTTCGGCGGCTGCCTGTGGGCGCTGCTGTTGGGCCTGACGGCTTGGCGCATCCACCCCTTTGCCCCGGCGCGCCAGGCGGTGGCGCGGGCCTATGGCACGTTGGCCGAGCTGGCCGCCATCGCCGCGGCCAATGATCTGGATGACGTGGCGTATGCGGTCCATGCCGCCGAACTGGCGGCGCACACCCGCCGTCATGCACGCTTTGACATTGCCAGCGCCCATCGCGCCTTGGAAGCGGTGGCCGTCGAGCGTACCGAATCCCGCCGTCTGTACGAAAACCTGCTGGTGCGCCTGGCGCGCGCCGAGGTGCTGCTCGATGGCATTACGGTGCTGGCCGATCTGCAGTTGACGCACTACCAGCCCGCCCACGCGCGCCAGCGCACCGCACGTGTGTTGGGCGCGATTGCGCGCCAGTTGCAGGCCATGCAGCGGGATATGCAAGGCGGCCAGGCGATTGCCGCCGATGACGATGCGCGCATCATGCTGCGCCTGCGGCAACTGGTGGCGCGCCTGCCCAGCGGCACCGGACGTCTGTTGCAGCAGGTCGATACGCCGCTGGCGCTGGGCGGCCAGGATCCGGCCGGCCTCAAGCAGGCCGCCCGCGTGGCCCGGCCACAACGTCGGGGTGTGGCGGCGCTGCTGCACCTGCTGGCTGCGCTGTGGCGCAAGGCCGCGCTGCATGTGCGCGCCGGTTCGGCCGAATGGCATCACGCCTGGCGCTGCGCCGCCGCCGCCGGTGCCACCTACCTGATCGTGCATCTGCTGGAACTGCCCTTCGGCTATTGGGCCACCATGGCCACCATGCTGGTGATGCAGCCCAGTATTTCCGATAGCTGGTCGCGCAGCATGGAGCGCGCCGTGGGCAGCGTGGTCGGTGGCGTGCTGGCGGTGGCGGTCTGCCTGGTGGTGCATTCGCCGTTGGGACTGGCAGTGCTGGTGTTTCCGCTGACGGTGCTGACCATGGCGCTGCGTCCGGTCAGCTATGGCCTGTATGCCACTTTCCTTACCCCGGTCTTCGTGCTGGTGGCCGATGTCGGTGGCGATCCGGCGCATGAGCTCACCAATGCCGCCCTGCGCGCTGGCAACAACGTCATCGGCGCGCTGGTGGCGGTGCTGGCCAGTTACCTGTTCTGGCCGCGCCGCCAGCAGGACGATCCGCAGACCCAGCTGCGCCGCATGGCCCAGCTCAACCTGGCCTATCTCAATGCCGCGCTCAGTGCCGCGCCTGCTCTGCAGGACAAGCCGCGCATGGCGCAACTGCACGCGCACCGGCGTGACGCCTGCGTGGCCAATGTCGAGGCCGGGCTGTTGTTGCAGCGCCTGGCGCGCGAACGCGGCTGGCCCGAGCGCGACCATGGCCGGGGCCGCACCGCCGTGGCCTTGTCGCGACGCCTGGCGGCGGCGGCCAGCCACCTGTGGGCGCATCCGCAAGCGGTCGCGCCGGAATTGCTGGATTGGTTGCAAGCCCTGGCGCAAGCGCTGCAGTCCCAGGATGGGCCGGCCCTGCAGCAGCTCACCCGCCAGCGCCCCGCGCCGGTCCAACTGGCCCTGGCCGCCGCGGTGGAAACGGCTTGCCTATTGGTCGGCACGCTGGAGGCGGCGCAATCACCGCCCGCCAATTAGCCCAGCTCGGAAACAAAACCGCCCTTCCCTGTTCGAACCGGAAAACGCCTTGCGCGTAGCCACCGGACAACATCAGACATGGAAGGGAAAGGATGAACCTGGATCTCGGTTTTCTGTACAACATGAACGAAGGCCCGTTGCGCTCCGGCCTGATCGTGCTGGGCGTGGCCCTGCTGGCAATGCTGCTGGCGATCTTCCTGCATCGCATGGGCATTGCCCTGGTACGGCGTCTGGCACGGGGCCATCCCTTCACCACCACCGCCACCACCGTCACCTTCAATGCCAGCCGCGCCTGCGTGATGCTCTTCATGCTGCGCCTGGTGCTGGCCGGCGCGCCCGACAACACACCCGGGCTCACGCGCATTTCCTATCTGACCTCGGTGGCCTTCATCCTGGCGCTGACCTGGTTCCTGATGCGTTGCGTGAAGTCGGTCAGCCTGACCGTCATCAACCTCAACCCCTATGACGTGGCCGACAATCTCAAGGCCCGCCGCATCCTGAC is a window from the Herbaspirillum rubrisubalbicans genome containing:
- a CDS encoding acetyl-CoA hydrolase/transferase family protein — translated: MDSQRIRQPALAGKVMSAAQAATFFHNGMTIGLSGFTRAGDAKAMPRALADRATQEELHFTVITGASLGNGSDGLMAEAGLLARRLPFQVDPTLRKQINAGQVMFIDQHLSETAEQLRSGTPSRIDIAVIEAAAITEEGIVPTMSVGNSASFVEQAKQIVIELNTSMPMALEGLHDIYLPAARPERKPIPLTAAGDRIGHPTIPFDPAKVVAIVLTETPDSPSTVLPPDDETRAIARHVIHFLECEVEAGRLPHTLAPLQAGIGTIANAVLHGLVDSPFRNLVMYSEVLQDSAIELLDSGQLAFASASSITLSQAKYEHFLANLDRYRDKLVLRPQEISNHPEVVRRLGIIGLNTALEFDLYGNVNSTHVGGTHMMNGIGGSGDFARNGQISIFVSKSVAKDGAISSVVPMVSHVDHSEHDVDVLVTEWGLADLRGLAPRERALKVIEQCCHPDYRPQLRDYFERACQAGGHTPHLLGEAFSWHQHYAQHRTMRLDQHKG
- a CDS encoding LysR substrate-binding domain-containing protein, giving the protein MDIRALRYFTETVRLNSFSRAADTLHVTQSTVSKMVRQLEDEVDAPLLIRDGRRLQLTDTGRVVYEQGQQILASMQRLDAEVRDTKALRCGRLEIGIPPMINILCTPVLKAFRERHPEIAIVLKEDTGPQIEQRVASGELEIGMTVLPADPDLELQTLPVARYPMWAVAQAGSFQKNRATLRCAQLDGMPLVLLNNEFGLTRSLRGVFREQEITPRIVAQSAQWDWLVAMALAGMGAALLPEPFIHRLASDQLQAVRLVEPEVQWQVAYVTRGAYLSHAARAWMDISAELFAGGRGRK
- a CDS encoding FUSC family protein, yielding MPPLLSSRFSLYRFLLLNYCRRCRTRVERWRMQFPLRHANLSEGLRAACGAAAMLLLGEWLGNPLFSWAAIGAFLTCLADSAGSNRARLASMGGFALASTLGGMVAATAAGFSVEAGLLTIMACAGVAGFSRIYGAAAGLVLMLAAGVSAIMADAPVVLWPLTQSHVLIYFGGCLWALLLGLTAWRIHPFAPARQAVARAYGTLAELAAIAAANDLDDVAYAVHAAELAAHTRRHARFDIASAHRALEAVAVERTESRRLYENLLVRLARAEVLLDGITVLADLQLTHYQPAHARQRTARVLGAIARQLQAMQRDMQGGQAIAADDDARIMLRLRQLVARLPSGTGRLLQQVDTPLALGGQDPAGLKQAARVARPQRRGVAALLHLLAALWRKAALHVRAGSAEWHHAWRCAAAAGATYLIVHLLELPFGYWATMATMLVMQPSISDSWSRSMERAVGSVVGGVLAVAVCLVVHSPLGLAVLVFPLTVLTMALRPVSYGLYATFLTPVFVLVADVGGDPAHELTNAALRAGNNVIGALVAVLASYLFWPRRQQDDPQTQLRRMAQLNLAYLNAALSAAPALQDKPRMAQLHAHRRDACVANVEAGLLLQRLARERGWPERDHGRGRTAVALSRRLAAAASHLWAHPQAVAPELLDWLQALAQALQSQDGPALQQLTRQRPAPVQLALAAAVETACLLVGTLEAAQSPPAN